One genomic segment of Dysosmobacter sp. Marseille-Q4140 includes these proteins:
- a CDS encoding LCP family protein, whose protein sequence is MAKRVMKRRRSRKRFLLLIVLIAGLIYAGAHILIRQPEVKAQEDPDPAEETEDLTQEEQDAAAAAAAALAAHTERKDQFYTILVSGCDDGNGNSDTNILLAVDAKNGYIHGVSIPRDTKAVWNGKSHKINAAFGSGGTEKLAEVIGDQLGIPVDFTVSVDLKGFVALVDAIGGVDFDVPVNMDYEDPYQDLYIHIPAGMQHLSGKEALKVVRFREGYASQDIGRMETQQKFLKAVAQQTLTLSNLDKIPEFANIFNQYVKTDLTLGNLAWLGKEAISMGSSAISFSTLPGEWKSPYIYLDQDAVLELVNQYLNPYVEDRTAEDLNIPA, encoded by the coding sequence ATGGCAAAACGAGTCATGAAGCGCCGGCGCAGCCGGAAGCGGTTTCTCCTGCTGATCGTCCTGATCGCCGGTTTGATCTATGCCGGAGCCCACATTCTGATCCGCCAGCCCGAGGTGAAGGCCCAGGAGGATCCGGACCCTGCGGAGGAGACGGAGGACCTGACCCAGGAGGAGCAGGACGCCGCCGCGGCGGCTGCCGCGGCCCTGGCCGCCCATACGGAGCGGAAGGATCAGTTCTACACCATCCTGGTCTCCGGCTGTGACGACGGCAACGGCAACAGCGACACCAATATTCTCCTGGCGGTGGACGCCAAAAACGGCTATATCCACGGCGTCAGCATCCCCCGGGACACCAAGGCCGTCTGGAACGGCAAAAGCCACAAAATCAACGCCGCCTTCGGCTCCGGCGGCACCGAAAAGCTGGCGGAGGTCATCGGCGACCAGCTGGGCATCCCCGTGGACTTCACCGTCTCCGTGGACCTCAAGGGCTTCGTGGCCCTGGTAGACGCCATCGGCGGCGTGGACTTCGACGTACCGGTGAACATGGACTACGAGGACCCCTATCAGGACCTGTACATCCACATCCCCGCCGGGATGCAGCATCTGTCCGGCAAGGAGGCCCTGAAGGTGGTCCGCTTCCGGGAAGGCTATGCCTCCCAAGACATCGGCCGGATGGAGACCCAGCAGAAATTCCTCAAGGCCGTGGCCCAGCAGACGCTGACGCTGTCCAATTTGGACAAGATCCCGGAATTCGCCAACATCTTTAACCAATATGTCAAAACGGACCTGACCCTGGGGAATCTCGCCTGGCTTGGCAAGGAGGCCATCTCCATGGGCTCCAGCGCCATCTCCTTCTCCACCCTGCCCGGCGAGTGGAAGTCCCCCTATATCTATCTGGATCAGGACGCCGTCCTGGAACTGGTGAACCAATACCTGAACCCCTATGTGGAGGACCGGACGGCGGAGGATCTGAACATCCCCGCCTGA
- a CDS encoding S-layer homology domain-containing protein — MKTRILSLALAASLLLGVPALAAENSTGNFVREKTYTGQFSDLTEDSVFYDNVTALYEYGLSVGKGDGTFGLKDSLTVGQIVIFAGRIRSLYRTGDAEAGPNAHSKPGDTATAARYLRYLQAEGVLGTELDGSLTAPATRAQVAHVLANTLPSEVLPPINDEIVTEGYASRHFITDVTEYTDYYRDILFLYRAGISVGSDATGSYLPQDPITRGAAAAMLTRMVDPSLRLTPDWDLDSVWSAAGTTLGDLVTAGTYVAAPTTEEEIDSSVRYMLASNQNTLQLQYDTISAMAARKVMEQTLAVVKTYVEQCYNTVTCTFDTSGALTLTFSASSAGTAIQTYREEAMAAAIAVHDELWSSGQITPGMSEYDKARVYYTWICDNCVYDYDAGDDSLSHIAYSLFHDGTAVCDGYTGAYNMLLKLEGIDCTALSNSSHIWTVATLDGVQYHIDTTWGDSGAQPDYSYFAMTPTQSWNQHRW, encoded by the coding sequence ATGAAAACCCGTATCCTGTCTCTGGCCCTGGCGGCCAGTCTGCTGCTGGGCGTCCCCGCCCTGGCGGCGGAGAACAGCACCGGCAACTTCGTCCGCGAAAAAACCTATACCGGACAGTTTTCCGACCTGACGGAGGACTCCGTTTTTTACGACAACGTGACCGCCCTGTATGAATATGGCCTCTCCGTTGGCAAGGGCGACGGCACCTTCGGTCTCAAGGACTCCCTGACGGTAGGCCAGATCGTGATTTTTGCCGGGCGGATCCGCAGCCTCTACCGCACCGGCGACGCCGAGGCCGGTCCCAATGCCCACAGCAAACCCGGCGACACCGCCACGGCGGCGCGGTATCTGCGCTACCTCCAGGCGGAGGGCGTGCTGGGCACGGAGCTGGACGGCAGCCTTACAGCCCCGGCTACCCGGGCCCAGGTGGCCCACGTGCTGGCCAACACCCTCCCGTCCGAGGTCCTGCCGCCCATCAACGACGAGATCGTGACCGAGGGCTACGCCAGCCGCCACTTCATCACCGACGTCACCGAGTACACCGACTATTACCGGGACATCCTGTTCCTGTACCGGGCCGGCATCTCCGTCGGCTCCGACGCCACCGGGTCCTATCTGCCCCAGGACCCCATCACCCGGGGCGCGGCGGCGGCCATGCTGACCCGCATGGTGGACCCCTCCCTGCGGCTGACCCCCGACTGGGATCTGGACAGCGTCTGGAGCGCCGCGGGCACCACCCTGGGCGACCTGGTGACGGCGGGCACCTATGTGGCCGCCCCCACCACGGAGGAGGAGATCGACTCCAGCGTCCGCTACATGCTGGCCTCCAATCAAAACACTCTGCAGCTGCAATACGATACCATCTCCGCCATGGCCGCTCGGAAGGTGATGGAGCAGACCCTGGCGGTGGTCAAGACCTATGTGGAGCAGTGCTACAACACCGTCACCTGTACCTTTGATACCAGCGGCGCCCTCACACTGACCTTCTCCGCCTCCAGCGCGGGCACGGCCATCCAGACCTACCGGGAGGAGGCCATGGCGGCGGCCATCGCCGTCCACGACGAGCTGTGGTCCTCCGGACAGATCACGCCGGGCATGTCGGAGTATGACAAGGCCCGGGTGTACTACACCTGGATCTGCGACAACTGCGTCTACGACTACGACGCCGGAGACGACTCCCTCAGCCACATCGCGTACAGTCTCTTCCACGACGGCACCGCCGTGTGCGACGGATACACCGGCGCCTACAACATGCTGCTGAAGCTGGAGGGCATCGACTGCACCGCCCTCTCCAACAGCTCCCACATCTGGACCGTGGCCACCCTGGACGGCGTCCAGTACCACATCGACACCACCTGGGGCGACAGCGGCGCCCAGCCGGATTACAGCTATTTCGCCATGACTCCCACCCAGTCGTGGAACCAGCACCGCTGGTAA
- a CDS encoding NifU family protein, with the protein MEETLKRIEDVLEREVRPSLRAHGGEIAIDHLEDGVLYVKLLGQCAGCPSADLTNETIVEAEVVKALPELVHKVVVVQTVSDELWEQAKRLLRDHHL; encoded by the coding sequence ATGGAAGAGACCCTGAAGAGAATTGAGGACGTGCTGGAGCGGGAGGTGCGCCCCTCCCTCCGGGCCCACGGCGGCGAGATCGCCATTGACCACCTGGAGGACGGCGTGCTGTATGTGAAGCTGTTGGGCCAGTGCGCCGGGTGCCCCTCTGCGGACCTGACCAACGAGACCATCGTGGAGGCGGAGGTGGTGAAGGCCCTGCCGGAGCTGGTGCATAAGGTCGTGGTGGTCCAGACCGTCAGCGACGAGCTGTGGGAGCAGGCCAAGCGCCTGCTGCGGGACCATCACCTGTAA
- a CDS encoding AAA family ATPase — protein MNIKQAKQEITNTLRAYLARDGLGNYLIPSVRQRPVLLMGPPGVGKTQIMEQIAAETGVGLVAYTITHHTRQSAVGLPFIEHRTYGGEEFSVTEYTMSEILGSVYRLMESTGLKEGILFLDEINCVSETLAPMMLQFLQCKTFGNQRLPEGWLIVAAGNPPEYNRSVREFDVVTLDRVKRIDVEEDFAVWKEYARRKGLHGAVVSYLDIKKENFYRIETTAEGLQFATARGWEDLSELLCAYEQLGIRADRGVVGQYIQMPRIAKDFANYLDLYYKYQKTYHVEDILRGTWETITSLELREAPFDEKLSVMGLVVARLSEMARNTRRQDALAETVHGDLTVFREQIAQAAPGDVLRNLIWKRREKMRQAREAGQQDKERRDLDQRAINLLEDYQARLAREGIDTGDAAMEAVRTWFAAEADRRETLGAEAGAAFDNAFRFLEQTFGDSQELVLFVTELTAGYDTSWFVENFGCDAYFRHNRELLFDDTRHRIRQDIMAAKAAEREERDHGRDPEEN, from the coding sequence ATGAATATCAAACAGGCCAAACAGGAGATCACCAACACCCTCCGGGCGTATCTGGCCCGAGACGGGCTGGGGAACTACCTCATCCCCTCCGTCCGCCAGCGGCCGGTGCTGCTGATGGGCCCTCCGGGTGTGGGTAAGACCCAGATCATGGAGCAGATCGCCGCGGAGACCGGCGTGGGCCTGGTGGCCTACACCATCACCCATCACACCCGCCAGAGCGCCGTGGGCCTGCCCTTCATCGAGCACCGCACCTACGGCGGGGAGGAATTCTCCGTCACCGAGTACACCATGAGCGAGATCCTGGGCTCCGTGTACCGGCTGATGGAGTCCACCGGATTGAAAGAGGGCATCCTCTTTCTGGACGAGATCAACTGCGTCAGCGAGACCCTGGCGCCCATGATGCTCCAGTTCCTCCAGTGCAAGACCTTCGGCAACCAGCGCCTGCCGGAGGGATGGCTGATCGTGGCGGCGGGCAACCCGCCGGAGTACAACCGCTCCGTCCGGGAGTTCGACGTGGTGACGCTGGACCGGGTCAAGCGCATCGACGTGGAGGAGGACTTCGCCGTCTGGAAGGAGTACGCCCGGCGCAAGGGCCTCCACGGGGCGGTGGTGTCCTACCTGGACATCAAGAAGGAGAACTTCTACCGCATCGAGACCACGGCGGAGGGCCTCCAGTTCGCCACTGCCCGGGGCTGGGAGGACCTGAGCGAGCTGCTCTGCGCCTATGAGCAGCTGGGCATCCGGGCGGACCGGGGCGTGGTGGGGCAGTACATCCAGATGCCCCGGATCGCCAAGGACTTCGCCAACTACCTGGATCTTTACTACAAGTACCAAAAGACCTACCACGTGGAGGACATCCTCCGGGGCACCTGGGAGACGATCACCTCCCTGGAGCTGCGGGAGGCCCCCTTTGACGAGAAACTCTCCGTCATGGGGCTGGTGGTGGCCCGGCTCTCCGAGATGGCCCGGAACACCCGCCGCCAGGACGCCCTGGCGGAGACGGTCCACGGCGACCTGACCGTGTTCCGTGAGCAGATCGCCCAGGCGGCGCCGGGGGACGTGCTGAGAAATCTGATCTGGAAGCGGCGGGAGAAGATGCGCCAGGCCCGGGAGGCCGGCCAGCAGGACAAGGAGCGCCGGGATCTGGACCAGCGGGCCATCAACCTGCTGGAGGACTACCAGGCGCGCCTTGCCCGGGAGGGGATCGACACTGGCGACGCCGCCATGGAGGCGGTGCGGACGTGGTTTGCCGCCGAGGCGGACCGGCGGGAGACCCTGGGCGCCGAGGCCGGCGCGGCCTTCGACAACGCCTTCCGCTTCCTGGAGCAGACCTTTGGGGACAGCCAGGAGCTGGTGCTGTTTGTCACGGAGCTGACCGCCGGGTACGACACCTCCTGGTTCGTGGAGAACTTCGGCTGCGACGCCTACTTCCGCCACAACCGGGAGTTGCTCTTTGACGACACCCGGCACCGGATCCGGCAGGACATCATGGCCGCCAAGGCGGCGGAGAGGGAGGAACGAGACCATGGAAGAGACCCTGAAGAGAATTGA
- a CDS encoding leucine-rich repeat protein, giving the protein METMAGANNWKLTVRREAAGVTVLRAATCDTRAALPDTLWGLPVTALGNHALAPGAAEVPGEAVEITCGAPADAAWDNRRLEELALPPALEAIGDYAFLNCGALRSLSLCDSIRRWGGGALMNCRSLRVFHLTRPGAEGDTLAYFADELSRELDVTLAGPEGILARLIFPEYRELYEENCPAHHFDYNISGAGYPYHHCFVRRRLDLRNYDRLWKAFLGMEHEADCALRLAFWRLRYPLDLTPEAEKAYLDYLRAQSEAALAWLLAERDTESLHFLLERVRPGPEALAGGCALARELEAAEALALLLEARHRAGAGARRRFDL; this is encoded by the coding sequence TTGGAGACCATGGCAGGCGCCAACAACTGGAAACTGACGGTCCGCCGGGAGGCGGCGGGGGTGACGGTCCTGCGGGCGGCCACCTGCGATACCCGGGCGGCCCTGCCGGATACCCTGTGGGGCCTGCCGGTGACGGCCCTGGGGAACCACGCTCTGGCACCCGGCGCCGCCGAGGTGCCCGGCGAGGCGGTGGAGATCACCTGCGGCGCCCCGGCCGATGCGGCCTGGGACAACCGCCGCCTGGAGGAACTGGCCCTGCCGCCTGCCCTGGAGGCCATCGGGGACTACGCCTTTTTGAACTGCGGCGCGCTGCGGAGCCTGTCTCTCTGCGACAGCATCCGCCGGTGGGGCGGCGGGGCGCTGATGAACTGCCGCAGCCTCCGCGTCTTTCACCTGACCCGGCCGGGAGCCGAGGGGGATACCCTGGCCTACTTTGCCGATGAGTTGAGCCGGGAGCTGGATGTGACGCTGGCGGGGCCGGAGGGAATCCTTGCCCGGCTGATCTTCCCGGAGTACCGGGAGCTGTACGAGGAGAACTGCCCCGCCCACCACTTCGACTACAACATCAGCGGCGCAGGCTACCCTTATCACCACTGCTTTGTCCGGCGGCGCCTGGACCTGCGGAATTACGACCGGCTGTGGAAAGCCTTTCTGGGTATGGAGCACGAGGCGGACTGCGCGCTGCGCCTGGCCTTCTGGCGGCTGCGCTACCCGCTGGATCTGACGCCGGAGGCGGAGAAGGCCTATCTGGATTACCTCCGCGCACAATCGGAGGCGGCCCTGGCCTGGCTGCTGGCGGAGCGGGACACGGAAAGCCTGCACTTCCTGCTGGAGCGGGTGAGGCCGGGACCGGAGGCCCTGGCGGGAGGCTGCGCCCTGGCCCGGGAGCTGGAGGCGGCCGAGGCCCTGGCGCTGCTGCTGGAGGCCCGGCACCGAGCGGGAGCGGGCGCCCGGCGGCGCTTCGATTTGTAA
- a CDS encoding GntR family transcriptional regulator encodes MEIIIRNTTNQPIYEQIYAQIKAQIIAGKLSPGEALPSIRSLAKDLRISVITTKRAYDELEAEGFLYTVAGKGCFVAEKNLQLVREGRLRELEEHLAAAAELAVSCGVTAEEVLETLRTLLEEHNL; translated from the coding sequence ATGGAAATCATCATCCGAAACACCACCAATCAACCGATCTACGAGCAGATCTACGCCCAGATCAAGGCCCAGATCATCGCCGGGAAGCTGTCTCCGGGGGAGGCCCTTCCCTCTATCCGCAGCTTGGCCAAGGACCTGCGGATCTCCGTCATCACCACCAAGCGGGCCTACGACGAGCTGGAGGCCGAGGGCTTTCTCTATACCGTGGCCGGCAAGGGCTGCTTTGTGGCGGAGAAGAATTTGCAGCTGGTCCGTGAGGGCCGCCTGCGGGAGCTGGAGGAACACCTGGCCGCCGCCGCGGAGCTGGCGGTCAGCTGCGGCGTCACCGCGGAGGAAGTGCTGGAGACGCTGCGCACGCTGTTGGAGGAGCACAATCTATGA
- a CDS encoding ABC transporter ATP-binding protein, with protein MNAIELNHVTKEFPGFTLRDLTLSVPQGTICGLVGENGAGKSTTIRLLMGALRPDSGTCSALGVDAASPEFLEAKEDIGVVLDEAYFPEVLTPQLVGKVMAKTYRRWDGAAYQGYLTRFSLPEKKMFKDFSRGMKMKLAIAVALSHDPKLLVLDEATSGLDPIVRDEVLEIFNEFTRAEDHSILISSHILSDLEKLCDYIAFLHQGQLLFCEEKDALLEQYGIFVGTAEQADSLLPEAVAGREAGGMGGVRCLVRRDLVPATLELERPTVEDIILFLVKGAKNA; from the coding sequence ATGAATGCCATCGAACTGAACCATGTGACCAAGGAATTTCCCGGCTTCACCCTCCGGGACCTGACGCTCTCGGTGCCCCAGGGCACCATCTGCGGCCTGGTGGGTGAGAACGGTGCCGGAAAGTCCACCACCATCCGCCTGCTGATGGGCGCCCTGCGGCCCGACAGCGGCACCTGTTCCGCCCTGGGGGTGGACGCCGCCTCGCCGGAGTTCCTGGAGGCCAAGGAGGACATCGGCGTGGTGCTGGACGAGGCCTACTTCCCCGAGGTCCTCACCCCCCAACTGGTGGGGAAGGTCATGGCCAAAACCTACCGCCGGTGGGACGGCGCCGCATACCAGGGGTATCTCACCCGTTTCTCCCTGCCGGAGAAGAAGATGTTCAAGGACTTCTCCCGGGGCATGAAGATGAAGCTGGCCATTGCCGTGGCACTGAGCCACGATCCCAAGCTCCTGGTGCTGGACGAGGCCACCTCCGGCCTGGACCCCATCGTCCGGGACGAGGTACTGGAAATCTTCAACGAGTTCACCCGGGCCGAGGACCACTCCATCCTGATCTCCTCCCACATCCTCAGCGACCTGGAAAAGCTGTGCGACTACATCGCCTTCCTCCACCAGGGGCAGCTGCTGTTCTGCGAGGAGAAGGACGCGCTGCTGGAGCAGTACGGCATCTTCGTGGGCACCGCCGAGCAGGCGGACAGCCTCCTGCCCGAGGCCGTGGCCGGCCGGGAGGCGGGCGGCATGGGCGGCGTGCGGTGCCTAGTGCGGCGGGATCTGGTTCCCGCCACGCTGGAGCTGGAGCGGCCCACGGTGGAGGACATCATCCTCTTTCTGGTGAAAGGAGCGAAAAACGCATGA